The proteins below are encoded in one region of Sphaerodactylus townsendi isolate TG3544 linkage group LG06, MPM_Stown_v2.3, whole genome shotgun sequence:
- the KLHDC10 gene encoding kelch domain-containing protein 10 — protein MSADDGEAWDGNRPRGKGSGDGGVLNRFVRLPPKPGGGGLRVPPARSGHRCVANNSNLYVFGGYNPNYKESGGPENEDYPLFRELWRYNFATGTWHQMGTEGYIPRELASMSLALHGNNLLVFGGTGIPFGQCNGNDVHVCNVKYKRWALFNCRGKKPNRIYGQAMTIINGSLYVFGGTTGHIYSTDLHKLDLNAREWTQLKPNNMHCDMPKERYRHEIAHDGQRIYILGGGTSWTAYSLDKIHAYNLETNSWEEIATKPHKKKEFPAARRCHSCVQIKTDVFVCGGYNGEVILGDVWKLNLQTFQWVKLPVIMPEPVYFHCAAVTPAGCMYVHGGVVDILQNRRTGSLFKMWLVVPSLLELSWEKLLEFYSHLANLPRAQLLHLGLTEGLIDRLK, from the exons ATGTCGGCGGACGACGGCGAGGCCTGGGACGGAAACCGGCCGCGCGGGAAGGGCAGCGGAGACGGCGGGGTGCTCAACCGCTTCGTCAGGCTCCCGCCGAAGCCGGGAGGGGGCG GCCTCCGAGTCCCGCCGGCCAGGAGCGGCCACCGCTGCGTAGCCAACAACTCCAACTTGTATGTGTTCGGAGGGTACAATCCAAACTACAAGGAGTCCGGAGGGCCGGAGAATGAAGACTACCCGCTCTTCAGGGAACTCTGGCGGTACAACTTCGCCACAGGCACCTGGCATCAGATGGGCACCGAGGGCTACATACCGAGGGAGCTGGCGTCCATGTCCC TTGCGTTGCATGGGAACAACCTCTTGGTGTTCGGCGGCACCGGGATCCCTTTCGGCCAGTGCAACGGCAACGACGTCCACGTGTGTAATGTGAAATACAAGCGCTGGGCCCTGTTCAACTGCCGAGGGAAGAAGCCGAATCGCATCTACGGGCAG gcAATGACCATCATCAACGGCTCTCTGTACGTGTTCGGAGGGACGACCGGCCACATCTACAGCACAGACCTGCACAAGCTGGACCTGAACGCCCGAGAATGGACCCAGCTGAAGCCCAACAACATGCACTGTGACATGCCGAAGGAGAG ATACAGGCACGAGATTGCCCACGACGGGCAGAGGATTTACATCTTGGGAGGGGGCACTTCTTGGACAGCGTACTCCTTGGACAAG ATCCACGCGTACAACCTCGAAACAAACTCCTGGGAGGAGATCGCAACGAAGCCTCACAAGAAAAAAG aattccctgctgccagAAGATGCCACAGCTGTGTGCAGATAAAAACCG ACGTCTTTGTGTGTGGAGGATACAACGGAGAAGTGATCCTCGGAGATGTCTGGAAGTTGAACCTGCAAACCTTCCAGTGGGTGAAACTCCCGGTCATTATGCCTGAGCCGGTTTACTTCCACTGTGCTGCCGTGACTCCG GCTGGCTGCATGTACGTCCACGGCGGTGTGGTGGACATCCTTCAAAACCGACGAACTgggtctctttttaagatgtggcTGGTAGTGCCCAGCCTGTTGGAATTGTCCTGGGAGAAGCTCCTCGAATTCTACTCTCACTTAGCAAACCTTCCCAGAGCGCAGCTTTTGCATCTCGGCCTCACAGAGGGACTCATCGACCGGTTGAAATGA